Sequence from the Fusobacterium periodonticum 1_1_41FAA genome:
TGAAAGAACATACGCCACATTATATTAAAAGTTCAGAGGATATAGACAAACTTCCTGCCTTAGAAAAAATTTTAATAATTGAAGAAGATTCTGAAAGAATATATGAAATTAAAGATTTAATACACGATAGCTTTGATGATGAACTAGAAATAGTTATCTCAGCTGATGATTGTTTAGATTTAAATATAAAAGGTTGTAGTAAAAGAGGCGGAGTAGAATATATTTCACAAGAATTAGAAATAAATCCAAGAGAAATTATGGCTTTTGGAGACAGTGGAAATGACTATAAAATGTTAAAATATGTAGGTCATCCTGTTGCTATGAAAGATAGCTTCATGAGTAAAAGAGACTTTGAAAATAAGACTGACTTTACAAATGATGAAAGTGGAGTTGCAAAATATTTACAACAATACTTTAACCTATAATCATAAAAAATAGTTCGTTACTGAGTAGATTTCTTAACGATAAAAAATCAAGAATTCGCTGTAATTTCGGCAAAACTTGCTGATAAATCAGCTTCAAACACACCGATAATTACTCAGCTCATTCTATTTGATTTTTTACCTAAAATCTACATTCGTAACTCACTTATTTTTTTATTAGGCATTTTAGAAATTTTTACCAAATTTTAATAAATATATAATAGAATATAAGAAAAGGAATAGGGAATGGAAAACATAATTACAAACGAACAAATAAATGAAGCAATTTTTTTAAATAAAAAGGAGAAGATAGAAGAAAGTTTAAGAACAACATATAGAAAAAAAATATGGAAAAACTTTATCAAAGCTATAAAAGAATTTGATTTGATTAAAGATGGAGATAAGATAGCAGTTGGAGTTTCTGGAGGAAAGGATAGTTTACTACTTTGTAAATTATTCCAAGAATTGAAAAAGGATAGAAGTAAAAATTTTGAAGTGAAATTTATTTCAATGAACCCAGGCTTTGAAGCCTTAGATGTAGATAAGTTTAAAGAAAATTTAATAGAAATGGGTATAGATTGTGAATTGTTTGATGCTAATGTTTGGCAAATAGCATTTGAAGAAGCACCTGATAGTCCTTGCTTTTTATGTGCTAAGATGAGAAGAGGAGTTCTATATAAGAAAGTTGAAGAACTAGGTTTTAATAAATTAGCTTTAGGTCATCATTTTGATGATATTGTTGAAACTACTATGATAAATATGTTCTTTGCAGGTACAGTGAAAACTATGTTACCAAAAGTTCCATCAACTTCTGGTAAGATGGATATAATAAGACCTCTTGCTTATGTTAGAGAAAAAGACATAATAAATTTTATGAAATACAATGAAATTCAAGCTATGAGCTGTGGTTGTCCTATAGAAGCAGGAAAGGTAGATTCAAAAAGAAAAGAAGTTAAATTTTTACTACAAGAACTTGAAGAAAAAAATCCTAATATAAAACAAAGCATATTTAATGCTATGAAAAATATTAATTTAGATTATGTGTTAGGTTATACTAATGGAAATAAGTCAAAGAAATAGGAGGTCTTATGAATTTCTATTTAAAACTATTGATAAAAATTTTAGAAAGATCAATGACTGCTAAAGATAGTGAGATTTTAAAAAAATTAAAATCAGGTTATGATTTATCAAGTGAAGAAAAGAAAGAACTAGAAGAGCTTATAGATAACTTGATTTAAAGGGGGATAATATGTCAATAAAATTTTTATATGACAGACAAAAGACAGCTATTACATATGGAGAGCAAAAGATTTCTTATGCAGATGTGATTAAGTATGTGAATTTTTATTCTGATTTTTTAGATATTGAAAAAGGTGATAGATCAGCTCTTATGATGGAAAATAGACCAGAGTCTATTTTTTCGTTTTTTTCAATATGGGCTAAAAAAGGAATAGCAATAAGTTTAGATGCAGGTTATACTGTGGACCAACTTGCTTATGTACTTGGAGATTCTGAACCAAAATATCTTTTTGTATCAAATAAAACTAAAGAAGTTGCTGAAGCAGCAAATTCAAAATTAAATAATGCTGTAAAGATTATAAATGTTGATGAAATTGAATTACCAACTGACTATAAGATAAAACAAGAAGAATTTTCAAATGATTCAAATGAAGATGTAGCGGTATTGGTTTATACCTCAGGAACAACAGGAAATCCAAAAGGTGTAATGATAACTTATGAAAATATTGAAACTAATATGGCAGGAGTAAGAGCAGTTGATTTAGTCAATGAAAATGATGTTATCTTAGCAATGTTACCATATCATCATATTATGCCACTATGTTTTACATTAATATTACCAATGTATATGGGAGTTCCAATAGTATTGTTAACTGAAATCTCATCAGCTACTCTTTTAAAGACAATGCAAGAAAATAGAGTAACTGTTATTCTTGGAGTTCCAAGAGTATGGGAAATGTTAGATAAAGCTATAATGACTAAGATTAATCAAAGTTCAATAGCTAAGTTTATGTTTAAATTAGCTTCAAAAACTAACTCTATGTCTATAAGAAAAATGTTGTTCTCAAAAGTTCATAAACAATTTGGTGGACATATTAGACTTATGGTTTCAGGTGGAGCAAAGATAGATAAATCAATATTAGAAGATTTTCGTACTATGGGATTCAGAGCTATACAAGGTTATGGTATGACAGAAACAGCTCCTATAATCACTTTCAATGTACCAGGTAGAGAAAGATCAGATTCAGCTGGAGAAGTTATTCCTAATGTGGAAGTTAAAATTGCTGATGATGGAGAAATTCTTGTTAAAGGTAAAAACGTAATGAAGGGTTACTACAAGAATGAAACTGCAACTAAAGAAGCTTTTGATGCAGAAGGTTGGTTCCATACAGGTGATTTAGGAAGAATGGAAGGAAAATACCTAATAATAATTGGTAGAAAAAAAGAAATGATAGTTCTTGCCAATGGGAAGAATATAGATCCTAATGATATTGAAGCTGAAATCATGAAAAATACAGACTTGATAAAGGAAATAGCTGTTACAGAATACAATGCACAATTACTTGCTATAATTTATCCTGATTTTGAAAAACTTCAAGCTCAACAAATAGTTAATATTAAAGATGCTATAAAATGGGAAGTTATAGACAAATATAATGTAACTGCTCCTAACTATAAGAAAATTCACGATATAAAGATAATTAAGCAAGAATTACCTAAAACAAGATTAGGAAAAATTAGAAGATTCATGCTTAAAGACTTATTAGAAGATAAAGTAGAAGCTCCTGAGAAAAAAATAGAAAAAAAAGTTGTAGAAGTTCCAAGTGAAATTAAAGAAAAATATGATATAATAAATAAATATATAACTGAAAGATATAATAAAGACATTGATTTAGATTCTCATATAGAATTGGATTTAGGTTTTGACTCTTTAGATATAGTGGAATTTATGAATTTCTTGAATTCAACTTTTGAAATTGAAATAGTTGAGCAGGATTTTGTTGACCATAAAACAATTTCTGATATAATAAAGTTAGTAGAAGAAAAATCAGGAATAACAAGTGAAAAAGCAGTAGAAAAAGTTGATAAGAATGAAAATCTGAAAAAAATTATTGATAGTGATTCAGATGTTAAGTTACCGCCTAGTGCTAAATATGCTAAGGTTTTAAAATTTTTATTTAGTCCACTATTTAAATTCTACTTTAGATATAAATATAGTGGAAAAGAAAATCTAGGAGAAGGTGCAGGAATAATTGTAGGAAACCACCAAAGTTATTTAGATGCCTTTATGTTAAACAATGCTTTTTCTTACAAGGAATTGAATAACAACTACTATATAGCAACAGCTTTACATTTTAAGAGTAAGACTATGAAGTATTTAGCTGGAAATGGAAATATAATATTAGTTGATGCTAATAGAAACTTAAAGAATACTCTACAAGCAGCAGCTAAGGTTCTAAAAAGTGGAAAGAAATTACTTATTTTCCCTGAAGGAGCAAGAACAAGAGATGGACAATTACAAGAGTTTAAAAAGACTTTTGCTATACTAGCACAAGAATTAAATGTACCTATTTATCCTTTTGTATTGAAAGGGGCTTATGAAGCTTTTCCATATAATAAAAAATTCCCAAAGAGACATGATATTTCAGTTCAATTCTTAGAAAAAATTGATCCACAAAATAAAACTGTTGAAGAATTAGTTGAAGAAACTAAAGATAAAATTGCTAAGAACTATTATTAAAATATACAAAATGGAGGTAAGGATATGTATTATGATATGAATGATATTGATGTTAGAAGTTCGAATAATTTTTTAAGAAAAGTATTTTTCTATATGGCTCTAGGTGTGGCTATTTCTTTTGGTACAGGAATATACCTATATTTATATAATCAAGAATTATTATTTTCTTTAGCAAGATATTTTAATATTTTAGGTATTGCTGGTTTAGGAATGGTCTTAGTATTAAATTTCTTTTTAAAGAAAATGTCAGCGGGAATTGCAAGAATATTGTTTATACTGTATTCAGTTGTAATAGGAACAATTTTTAGTACAGTTGGTTTTGCGTATTCGCCACTAGCTATACTTTATGCTTTTGCATCTGCTCTTACAATATTTGTTGTGATGTCAATTTATGGATTTTTTACAAAAGAAGATTTAAGTTCATATAGAACATTTTTAATAGTAGGTTTAATCTCGCTTATAGTGATGGGATTATTTAATATATACCTAGGAGTAGGTAGATTGTATTGGATTGAAACAATATTTGGAATAGTTATTTTCACTGGATTTACAGCTTATGATGTAAATAGAATAAAACATATATCTTATCAATTAGAAAATGAAGAAGGTGAAAATGTAGAAAAACTTTCTATAGTATGGGCTTTAGAGCTTTATCTTGACTTTATCAATTTATTCTTATACCTATTAAGAATTTTTGGAAAAAGAAAATAATTATTTAGGAGTTATCAGATGAAAAAAATATTATTATTAATGTTTTCTGTTCTATGTGTAAATTCATTTTCATATGTAGAGAGAAATGAACAAGTTGGAAGTAGAGGACTTGAGCTTATGAGAGAAAGTAACATAAATCAAAATATGGGATTATCTAAAGAAAGTGGAAGTACTCAAATAATTGATGCTTATGCAGGAAATGGAAAATTCTCTAAAACTAAAGGATTTATGATAGGGACAACAAGTAATCTTGTTGCTTATCCTAATATCACTGCTGGGGTTACTGTAGCTTATGATAAGTATAAATATAAACCAGGAAGCAATGATTACTGGGGAAGAGACTATGACTTAAATACTTATTTTTCATACAAATTAGATAAAAATTTATTTACACTAGGTTTAGGATATTCTCAATCAAGACATGTTGAAAAGAGAGGATATATAGGAAACTTAGAATACGGTAGATTTTTAACTCCTAGCACTTATCTTTATGCAGGAATTGAAGAACAAAATAGAAATTATAAAAACTCTGAAGATTTAAATTTTGTTAATTATAAAGTAGGAGTTTTGAGACAAGATACTTGGAAAAAATTAAAGTTTGTAAATGGTGTTGAAGTTAATATGGATAATAAAAAATATGATAGAGAAGAAAGAGGAAGAGGAAATGTAACTTTCGTATCTAGAGCTTCATATTATATCTATGATGACTTGTTATTTGATGTTCAATACAGAGGTACTAAAAATAGTAAATTTTATGACAATGTAGTTGGAGTTGGATTTACACACTATTTTTAAGGAGTTATAGATATGGAAAAATCAGATACTTTAAAAAAGAAAATAAAAGAAATAAAAGAAAAAAATTGCAAGACCTTGTACAGAGTTTGAAACCAAGAATTTTGACTATGATGATGAAAATAAAGTTAGTTGGATAGGTAGAGTATTTTTATGTAAAGAAGATGAAGTTGAAGAAAGACCTAAAGATGATAAGGGAGAAACTATGTATCCTTTAGCACAATTTTATCTTTCTAATCTTCCTTACATACCAGAAGCTTTAAAGAAATTTGAATATATAACTGTATTTATGGGTGAAGATTTTCCAGAATACAGCAATACAGATGGTCTTGTATCAAGAAATGGTAATGGTTGGATATTGAGAACTTATACTAAAGATGATGTTTTAGTAAAAAATGAATATCTAAGAGATGATAACTTTTGCCCTAAGGCTTACCCATTAGAAGCTAAATTTCATGCTGAAGACTATCCAATTTGGGATGGTGGAGGACTTGATGAAGATTTAGAAATTGAAATATGTGATTTAGAAGAAGAATTTGATGATGAAGTAAGTTACTATCAAGATATTGGAAATGATCATACATACTTACATAAATTTGGAGGTTATCCTTCATATTGTCAACCAGGTTTAGGTTTAGAAGTTGAAGAAGGTTATAATTTTGTTTTCCAAATTTCTAGTGATGATGTTGCACAATATAATGTAGTAGATTCAGGAAGCTTGATGTTTTTCTACAATGAAAATGAAGACAAATGGATGATGTACTTTGATTTTTATTA
This genomic interval carries:
- a CDS encoding Cof-type HAD-IIB family hydrolase, whose protein sequence is MKLVVSDLDGTLLNDDSEVSLETIQAIKQLKEKGIEFAIATGRSFNSANKIRKKIGLEIYLICNNGANIYNKNGELIKNNVMPADLIRKVVRFLTENKIGYFGFDGSGANFYVPYGTEIDDEFLKEHTPHYIKSSEDIDKLPALEKILIIEEDSERIYEIKDLIHDSFDDELEIVISADDCLDLNIKGCSKRGGVEYISQELEINPREIMAFGDSGNDYKMLKYVGHPVAMKDSFMSKRDFENKTDFTNDESGVAKYLQQYFNL
- a CDS encoding tRNA 2-thiocytidine(32) synthetase TtcA, coding for MENIITNEQINEAIFLNKKEKIEESLRTTYRKKIWKNFIKAIKEFDLIKDGDKIAVGVSGGKDSLLLCKLFQELKKDRSKNFEVKFISMNPGFEALDVDKFKENLIEMGIDCELFDANVWQIAFEEAPDSPCFLCAKMRRGVLYKKVEELGFNKLALGHHFDDIVETTMINMFFAGTVKTMLPKVPSTSGKMDIIRPLAYVREKDIINFMKYNEIQAMSCGCPIEAGKVDSKRKEVKFLLQELEEKNPNIKQSIFNAMKNINLDYVLGYTNGNKSKK
- a CDS encoding AMP-binding protein, which produces MSIKFLYDRQKTAITYGEQKISYADVIKYVNFYSDFLDIEKGDRSALMMENRPESIFSFFSIWAKKGIAISLDAGYTVDQLAYVLGDSEPKYLFVSNKTKEVAEAANSKLNNAVKIINVDEIELPTDYKIKQEEFSNDSNEDVAVLVYTSGTTGNPKGVMITYENIETNMAGVRAVDLVNENDVILAMLPYHHIMPLCFTLILPMYMGVPIVLLTEISSATLLKTMQENRVTVILGVPRVWEMLDKAIMTKINQSSIAKFMFKLASKTNSMSIRKMLFSKVHKQFGGHIRLMVSGGAKIDKSILEDFRTMGFRAIQGYGMTETAPIITFNVPGRERSDSAGEVIPNVEVKIADDGEILVKGKNVMKGYYKNETATKEAFDAEGWFHTGDLGRMEGKYLIIIGRKKEMIVLANGKNIDPNDIEAEIMKNTDLIKEIAVTEYNAQLLAIIYPDFEKLQAQQIVNIKDAIKWEVIDKYNVTAPNYKKIHDIKIIKQELPKTRLGKIRRFMLKDLLEDKVEAPEKKIEKKVVEVPSEIKEKYDIINKYITERYNKDIDLDSHIELDLGFDSLDIVEFMNFLNSTFEIEIVEQDFVDHKTISDIIKLVEEKSGITSEKAVEKVDKNENLKKIIDSDSDVKLPPSAKYAKVLKFLFSPLFKFYFRYKYSGKENLGEGAGIIVGNHQSYLDAFMLNNAFSYKELNNNYYIATALHFKSKTMKYLAGNGNIILVDANRNLKNTLQAAAKVLKSGKKLLIFPEGARTRDGQLQEFKKTFAILAQELNVPIYPFVLKGAYEAFPYNKKFPKRHDISVQFLEKIDPQNKTVEELVEETKDKIAKNYY
- a CDS encoding Bax inhibitor-1/YccA family protein, yielding MYYDMNDIDVRSSNNFLRKVFFYMALGVAISFGTGIYLYLYNQELLFSLARYFNILGIAGLGMVLVLNFFLKKMSAGIARILFILYSVVIGTIFSTVGFAYSPLAILYAFASALTIFVVMSIYGFFTKEDLSSYRTFLIVGLISLIVMGLFNIYLGVGRLYWIETIFGIVIFTGFTAYDVNRIKHISYQLENEEGENVEKLSIVWALELYLDFINLFLYLLRIFGKRK
- a CDS encoding DUF1963 domain-containing protein, translating into MYPLAQFYLSNLPYIPEALKKFEYITVFMGEDFPEYSNTDGLVSRNGNGWILRTYTKDDVLVKNEYLRDDNFCPKAYPLEAKFHAEDYPIWDGGGLDEDLEIEICDLEEEFDDEVSYYQDIGNDHTYLHKFGGYPSYCQPGLGLEVEEGYNFVFQISSDDVAQYNVVDSGSLMFFYNENEDKWMMYFDFY